A portion of the Candidatus Methylomirabilota bacterium genome contains these proteins:
- a CDS encoding metal ABC transporter substrate-binding protein — MLRALLGAWLVFWVVAAAWVAATPAWGGGPLAVVATSTDLKALVEEVGGDRVRVEALAPPLADPHAVEIKPGQIAALRGAALLVRVGLDHEPWLAGLLRTLGDSRFGPGGANILDCSKGIDLLQADTARVKPERGDHVHGFGNTHYWLDPENARPITAGILEGLVRLAPSDRAYFESRRAAFLKRLDAGLKRWTEAMGPYRGTKVVVVHESWPYFARRFGLQIVAAVEPVPGVPPPPAYLATLTRQMKDANVRVLIVEPYSSAALVARVASLSGARAVTLVASVGGAPEARDYLALFDLDVARLVEALRAR; from the coding sequence GTGCTGCGGGCGCTTCTCGGCGCCTGGCTCGTCTTTTGGGTCGTCGCGGCTGCGTGGGTGGCCGCCACTCCCGCGTGGGGCGGCGGCCCGCTGGCCGTCGTGGCGACCTCGACCGACCTCAAGGCGCTGGTCGAGGAGGTCGGCGGGGACCGCGTGCGCGTCGAAGCGCTCGCCCCGCCGCTCGCGGACCCGCACGCGGTCGAGATAAAGCCGGGGCAGATCGCCGCGCTCCGCGGCGCGGCGCTCCTCGTCCGGGTCGGTCTCGACCACGAGCCGTGGCTGGCGGGGCTGCTCCGGACCCTCGGCGACTCCCGCTTCGGTCCGGGCGGCGCGAACATCCTCGACTGCTCGAAGGGCATCGACCTTCTGCAGGCCGATACCGCGCGGGTCAAGCCCGAGCGAGGCGACCATGTCCACGGCTTCGGCAACACGCACTACTGGCTCGATCCTGAAAACGCGCGGCCGATCACCGCGGGCATCCTGGAAGGGCTCGTGCGCCTCGCCCCAAGCGATCGCGCGTACTTCGAGTCGCGCCGCGCGGCCTTCCTCAAGCGCCTCGACGCGGGGCTCAAGCGCTGGACGGAGGCGATGGGTCCGTATCGCGGCACAAAGGTCGTCGTGGTCCACGAGAGCTGGCCGTACTTCGCCAGGCGCTTCGGCCTCCAGATCGTGGCGGCCGTCGAGCCCGTGCCTGGAGTCCCGCCCCCTCCCGCCTACCTGGCCACACTCACGAGGCAAATGAAAGACGCGAACGTGCGCGTGCTGATCGTCGAGCCCTACTCGAGCGCCGCGCTCGTCGCCCGCGTCGCGTCGCTGAGCGGCGCCCGCGCCGTGACGCTCGTGGCCTCGGTCGGCGGCGCTCCCGAGGCCCGAGACTACCTCGCCCTCTTCGACCTCGACGTGGCGCGCCTCGTCGAGGCGCTCCGCGCCCGCTGA
- a CDS encoding acetamidase/formamidase family protein: MMLKLRTRKALVASIAALALLLTAGLYAIAQQAMEESKRDRTVGVPGGKYYLLPATLETTQWGWLDPNEPPKLVVKSGDTVAVETMMHAHNKVQPGTTMEEIIALRKANPGGGPHSVTGPIYVEGAEPGDVMEIRFLKITPKAFGINFNLPGKEFPTIGALASEMPDGFVKYFYLDWDKRQAEFKPGVMIDLQPFPGTFAVGIDPKDPSPRKGGSTDPMAPVSTLRPWKNGSNMDINEIQEGSTLFIPIFVKGGLVWTGDSHCRQGNGEVNLTALECAYREIVMQLIVRKDMKLEWPRIETRTHWIATGFDEDLNKAMVNAVREAVDMLAAQKMVPLSRYEAYSLVSMVGDCRVSQVVDVRKGVHCMIPKSVFTAKK, encoded by the coding sequence ATGATGCTGAAGCTCCGCACCCGCAAGGCGCTCGTCGCAAGCATCGCCGCCCTGGCCCTGCTCCTGACCGCCGGCCTCTACGCGATCGCGCAGCAGGCGATGGAAGAGAGCAAGCGCGATCGGACGGTGGGCGTTCCGGGCGGCAAGTACTATTTGCTGCCCGCCACGCTCGAGACGACCCAGTGGGGCTGGCTCGATCCCAACGAACCGCCCAAGCTCGTCGTCAAGTCGGGAGACACCGTGGCCGTCGAGACCATGATGCACGCTCACAACAAGGTTCAGCCCGGCACCACGATGGAAGAGATCATCGCGCTCCGGAAGGCCAACCCGGGAGGCGGGCCCCACTCCGTGACGGGCCCCATCTACGTGGAAGGCGCCGAGCCCGGCGACGTGATGGAGATCCGCTTCCTCAAGATCACGCCCAAGGCCTTCGGCATAAACTTCAACCTGCCGGGCAAGGAGTTCCCGACGATCGGCGCGCTCGCGTCCGAGATGCCCGACGGCTTCGTGAAGTACTTCTACCTCGACTGGGACAAGCGCCAGGCCGAGTTCAAGCCGGGCGTCATGATCGATCTTCAGCCCTTCCCCGGCACGTTTGCCGTCGGCATCGACCCCAAGGACCCGTCGCCTCGCAAGGGCGGCTCGACCGATCCGATGGCGCCCGTCTCCACGCTCCGGCCCTGGAAGAACGGCTCGAACATGGACATCAACGAGATACAGGAAGGCTCGACCCTCTTCATCCCGATCTTCGTCAAGGGCGGGCTCGTGTGGACCGGCGACTCGCACTGCCGCCAGGGCAACGGCGAGGTCAACCTGACGGCGCTCGAATGCGCGTACCGCGAGATCGTGATGCAGCTCATCGTCCGCAAGGACATGAAGCTCGAGTGGCCGCGCATCGAGACCAGGACCCACTGGATTGCGACCGGCTTCGACGAGGACCTCAACAAGGCCATGGTCAACGCGGTTCGCGAAGCCGTGGATATGCTGGCCGCCCAGAAAATGGTGCCGCTCAGCCGGTACGAGGCGTACTCGCTCGTGTCCATGGTCGGCGACTGCCGGGTCAGTCAGGTGGTGGACGTCCGCAAGGGCGTGCACTGCATGATCCCGAAGTCGGTCTTCACCGCCAAGAAGTAA